Proteins encoded within one genomic window of bacterium:
- a CDS encoding sulfite exporter TauE/SafE family protein, producing MEILRYGGIAVLGVVAGLLSGLFGIGGGTVIIPALVMLLGFTQHKAQGTSLAALLLPVGLLGVIRYWKSGDVDIVAGIILAVGLFAGAYFGAGWAEKLSDIWLKRAFGIFFILLGLKYIIFP from the coding sequence TTAGGCGTAGTGGCTGGCTTGCTCTCAGGTCTTTTTGGTATTGGAGGAGGTACGGTAATAATCCCAGCACTTGTAATGCTTTTAGGTTTTACGCAGCATAAGGCTCAGGGAACCTCGCTTGCCGCACTTCTTCTACCTGTAGGGCTACTTGGTGTTATTCGTTACTGGAAATCCGGAGATGTGGATATTGTTGCAGGAATTATTCTTGCAGTAGGTCTTTTCGCAGGCGCATATTTTGGAGCCGGATGGGCGGAAAAACTCAGCGATATCTGGCTAAAAAGGGCTTTTGGAATCTTTTTTATCCTTTTGGGTCTCAAGTATATCATTTTCCCTTGA